In Zingiber officinale cultivar Zhangliang chromosome 1A, Zo_v1.1, whole genome shotgun sequence, a genomic segment contains:
- the LOC122038309 gene encoding ubiquitin-like-specific protease 1D isoform X1 — protein MGGGDVPPPEIDTFLAVSGSRKAAMADDSNLSEFSDHALEEKIQRLMSLISSGFANRLADRGDKLRINLRELQSERNRRKLVVSSKGVGACCSLSQLTNSNPSGTVAHYHADTTTSEPFSQSSSEKLEDQPVVACSKGTKIASQDKGKVSKKCELKTCGRGHQIAVSSSQPPNVSRQQTPSLSARNSSEKDLRFLNSDSRIFKSCSLSCNRRKTCSGNQRPIDSGGGNSMARMFKVREVVMLDEEVHSAHPTGYDTGKWKKRKIYYPSRDDPESVELSIADIQCLDPESYLSSPIMNFYIQYLQRPESAVNRPGGDYHFFSTYFYKKLGEAVSYRADKACFAKLRRWWKGVNIFEKSYIFVPVHGNLHWSLVVICIPAKEDESGPVVLHLDSLGIHNSCSIFDVIDRYLIEEWNCMNQNSCLDLPISEEIWRHLPQNISNKKITVPQQKNEYDCGLFVLYFMEKFIEEAPDRLRKNDLTMFGSEWFRPEDASGLRKRLQDLLLEVFRCSATVEEDTAESTSSGSSLADD, from the exons ATGGGCGGTGGCGACGTACCGCCGCCGGAGATCGATACTTTTCTGGCTGTTTCTGGCTCGAGGAAGGCAGCGATGGCCGATGACTCAAACCTCTCCGAGTTCTCCGATCACGCCCTAGAGGAGAAAATCCAGCGGTTGATGAGCCTAATCTCGTCAGGCTTTGCGAACCGGCTTGCCGATCGAGGCGATAAGTTGAGGATTAACCTCCGGGAGTTGCAGTCGGAGAGGAATCGGAGGAAGCTTGTGGTCTCTTCCAAG GGTGTTGGAGCCTGCTGTAGTCTTTCTCAATTAACTAACAGTAATCCCTCAG GTACTGTTGCACATTATCATGCAGATACCACAACGTCAGAACCTTTTTCACAGTCTTCATCGGAGAAGTTAGAGGACCAG CCAGTTGTAGCATGCAGTAAAGGTACAAAGATTGCCAGTCAAGACAAGGGCAAAGTTTCCAAAAAATGTGAGTTAAAAACATGTGGGAGAGGACATCAAATTGCAGTATCATCCTCACAGCCACCTAATGTTTCTCGTCAGCAAACTCCTTCCCTTTCTGCTAGGAACTCATCCGAGAAAGATTTGAGATTCTTGAATAGTGATTCTAGGATCTTCAAATCTTGCAGTCTGTCTTGTAATAGAAGGAAAACGTGTTCTGGCAATCAAAG GCCTATCGACTCTGGAGGTGGGAACTCAATGGCAAGGATGTTCAAG GTTCGTGAAGTTGTCATGTTGGATGAAGAAGTTCATTCTGCACATCCAACGGGATATGATACTGGCAAATG gaagaagaggaagatttACTATCCTTCAAG GGATGATCCTGAATCTGTTGAGCTTTCAATTGCAGATATACAATGTCTAGATCCAGAATCCTATTTATCATCTCCCATAATGAACTTTTATATTCA GTATTTGCAAAGACCAGAGTCTGCAGTCAATAGACCAGGAGGTGATTATCATTTCTTCAGCACCTACTTCTACAAGAAACTTGGAGAAGCTGTTTCATACAGG GCTGACAAGGCATGCTTTGCAAAATTGAGAAGATGGTGGAAAGGTGTTAACATATTTGAAAAGTCTTACATATTTGTTCCTGTCCACGGAAA TTTGCATTGGAGTTTGGTGGTTATATGTATACCTGCAAAAGAAGATGAATCAGGTCCTGTTGTGCTTCATTTGGACTCATTAGGCATTCACAATAGTTGTTCCATATTTGATGTCATCGATAG ATATTTGATAGAAGAATGGAATTGCATGAATCAAAATTCTTGTCTAGATCTTCCAATTTCAGAAGAGATATGGAGGCATCTTCCACAGAACATTAGCAACAAGAAAATTACA GTTCCCCAACAGAAGAATGAGTATGACTGCGGTCTTTTTGTTCTTTATTTCATGGAGAAATTTATTGAAGAGGCTCCTGATAGGCTTAGAAAGAATGATTTAACAATG TTTGGCAGCGAGTGGTTCCGGCCAGAAGATGCTTCTGGCTTGAGAAAGAGATTGCAAGATCTACTTCTCGAAGTTTTTCGGTGCAGTGCTACAGTGGAGGAAGACACAGCAGAATCAACATCCTCTGGCAGCTCCCTTGCAGATGATTGA
- the LOC122038309 gene encoding ubiquitin-like-specific protease 1D isoform X2, with protein sequence MGGGDVPPPEIDTFLAVSGSRKAAMADDSNLSEFSDHALEEKIQRLMSLISSGFANRLADRGDKLRINLRELQSERNRRKLVVSSKGVGACCSLSQLTNSNPSDTTTSEPFSQSSSEKLEDQPVVACSKGTKIASQDKGKVSKKCELKTCGRGHQIAVSSSQPPNVSRQQTPSLSARNSSEKDLRFLNSDSRIFKSCSLSCNRRKTCSGNQRPIDSGGGNSMARMFKVREVVMLDEEVHSAHPTGYDTGKWKKRKIYYPSRDDPESVELSIADIQCLDPESYLSSPIMNFYIQYLQRPESAVNRPGGDYHFFSTYFYKKLGEAVSYRADKACFAKLRRWWKGVNIFEKSYIFVPVHGNLHWSLVVICIPAKEDESGPVVLHLDSLGIHNSCSIFDVIDRYLIEEWNCMNQNSCLDLPISEEIWRHLPQNISNKKITVPQQKNEYDCGLFVLYFMEKFIEEAPDRLRKNDLTMFGSEWFRPEDASGLRKRLQDLLLEVFRCSATVEEDTAESTSSGSSLADD encoded by the exons ATGGGCGGTGGCGACGTACCGCCGCCGGAGATCGATACTTTTCTGGCTGTTTCTGGCTCGAGGAAGGCAGCGATGGCCGATGACTCAAACCTCTCCGAGTTCTCCGATCACGCCCTAGAGGAGAAAATCCAGCGGTTGATGAGCCTAATCTCGTCAGGCTTTGCGAACCGGCTTGCCGATCGAGGCGATAAGTTGAGGATTAACCTCCGGGAGTTGCAGTCGGAGAGGAATCGGAGGAAGCTTGTGGTCTCTTCCAAG GGTGTTGGAGCCTGCTGTAGTCTTTCTCAATTAACTAACAGTAATCCCTCAG ATACCACAACGTCAGAACCTTTTTCACAGTCTTCATCGGAGAAGTTAGAGGACCAG CCAGTTGTAGCATGCAGTAAAGGTACAAAGATTGCCAGTCAAGACAAGGGCAAAGTTTCCAAAAAATGTGAGTTAAAAACATGTGGGAGAGGACATCAAATTGCAGTATCATCCTCACAGCCACCTAATGTTTCTCGTCAGCAAACTCCTTCCCTTTCTGCTAGGAACTCATCCGAGAAAGATTTGAGATTCTTGAATAGTGATTCTAGGATCTTCAAATCTTGCAGTCTGTCTTGTAATAGAAGGAAAACGTGTTCTGGCAATCAAAG GCCTATCGACTCTGGAGGTGGGAACTCAATGGCAAGGATGTTCAAG GTTCGTGAAGTTGTCATGTTGGATGAAGAAGTTCATTCTGCACATCCAACGGGATATGATACTGGCAAATG gaagaagaggaagatttACTATCCTTCAAG GGATGATCCTGAATCTGTTGAGCTTTCAATTGCAGATATACAATGTCTAGATCCAGAATCCTATTTATCATCTCCCATAATGAACTTTTATATTCA GTATTTGCAAAGACCAGAGTCTGCAGTCAATAGACCAGGAGGTGATTATCATTTCTTCAGCACCTACTTCTACAAGAAACTTGGAGAAGCTGTTTCATACAGG GCTGACAAGGCATGCTTTGCAAAATTGAGAAGATGGTGGAAAGGTGTTAACATATTTGAAAAGTCTTACATATTTGTTCCTGTCCACGGAAA TTTGCATTGGAGTTTGGTGGTTATATGTATACCTGCAAAAGAAGATGAATCAGGTCCTGTTGTGCTTCATTTGGACTCATTAGGCATTCACAATAGTTGTTCCATATTTGATGTCATCGATAG ATATTTGATAGAAGAATGGAATTGCATGAATCAAAATTCTTGTCTAGATCTTCCAATTTCAGAAGAGATATGGAGGCATCTTCCACAGAACATTAGCAACAAGAAAATTACA GTTCCCCAACAGAAGAATGAGTATGACTGCGGTCTTTTTGTTCTTTATTTCATGGAGAAATTTATTGAAGAGGCTCCTGATAGGCTTAGAAAGAATGATTTAACAATG TTTGGCAGCGAGTGGTTCCGGCCAGAAGATGCTTCTGGCTTGAGAAAGAGATTGCAAGATCTACTTCTCGAAGTTTTTCGGTGCAGTGCTACAGTGGAGGAAGACACAGCAGAATCAACATCCTCTGGCAGCTCCCTTGCAGATGATTGA
- the LOC122038311 gene encoding uncharacterized protein LOC122038311 gives MKILSLTTSSSGCERNWSTFEGVHTKKRNRLDTNRLNNLVFVQFNAKLMNKKNREKERNIEVLLASDASSRQDWIVDGADDEVEHDTGMTWKVVSDAMGADEALRPRRSSRLRELDEDDFQSESEEEVSVYEFDFESDEEHVIEEYGEGEEFS, from the exons ATGAAGATCCTCTCTTTAACTACTAGTTCATcggggtgtgaaagaaattggagtacatttgaaggG gtgcatacaaagaaaaggaatAGACTAGATACAAATCGATTAAATAATCTAGTCTTTGTTCAATTCAATGCAAAACTAATGAACAAGAAAAATAGGGAGAAAGAGAGGAATATTGAGGTTCTTCTAGCAAGTGATGCAAGTTCTAGACAAGATTGGATTGTTGATGGGgctgatgatgaagttgaacacGACACGGGCATGACTTGGAAAGTTGTTAGTGATGCTATGGGAGCAGATGAAGCACTTAGGCCTAGAAGAAGTAGTAGACTTAGAGAACTTGATGAGGATGACTTTCAATCCGAGAGTGAGGAGGAAGTGAGTGTGTATGAGTTTGATTTTGAATCAGACGAAGAGCATGTCATAGAAGAAtatggagaaggagaggaatttTCCTAA